From Neobacillus sp. PS2-9, the proteins below share one genomic window:
- a CDS encoding GlsB/YeaQ/YmgE family stress response membrane protein: MSFIWALIVGGVIGWLAGLIVGRNIPGGIIGNIIAGFVGAWIGTAILGNWGPHVADFAIVPAIIGAAVLVLLLSFVMRAFRKAD; the protein is encoded by the coding sequence GTGAGCTTTATTTGGGCATTAATTGTAGGCGGAGTGATTGGTTGGTTAGCTGGGCTTATTGTTGGAAGAAATATTCCTGGTGGAATTATAGGTAACATTATTGCTGGATTTGTTGGTGCATGGATCGGGACAGCAATTTTAGGAAACTGGGGTCCGCATGTAGCTGACTTTGCTATAGTTCCCGCAATAATTGGAGCTGCAGTGTTGGTTCTTCTTTTAAGCTTTGTAATGAGAGCCTTCAGAAAAGCCGATTAA
- a CDS encoding YhcU family protein: MKIVFASTPSQEEEINELVRYIYSNIFPLYFSDEEICQFEQLGILHPTEEFSTLKDAFQVMTCIQTLISILESSPLDDQYAALYNKNVDTLEEFGLSFPFDFEQFLSVKGMRHSMLSIYTKADNELII; this comes from the coding sequence GTGAAAATTGTTTTTGCCTCGACACCAAGTCAAGAAGAAGAAATCAATGAACTGGTGAGGTACATTTACTCTAATATTTTTCCCCTCTATTTTAGTGACGAAGAGATTTGTCAATTTGAGCAACTAGGAATTTTACATCCTACTGAAGAATTTAGCACATTAAAAGATGCTTTTCAGGTAATGACATGTATACAAACATTAATTTCCATTCTTGAATCTTCTCCGCTGGATGATCAATATGCTGCACTATACAATAAAAATGTTGACACACTTGAAGAATTTGGATTATCCTTCCCTTTTGATTTTGAACAATTTCTCAGTGTGAAGGGCATGAGACATTCTATGCTTAGTATTTACACAAAAGCTGATAATGAATTAATAATATAG
- a CDS encoding RluA family pseudouridine synthase: MLKTMRKGEWFHMVIPNEWEGKTPEEVFRQIWEAPKKLTHSFRMENTVLLDGNRINWTLPLHSGNVLQIKLFVDEPLTVIPQFHDIDVIYEDDHVMVVNKPPFMNTHPNDITTDHTTLINALAFYLQSKGEDRNIRQIHRLDRDTSGAILFAKHALAGAILDKMLEKREIKRTYIAAVHGLVRPKKGRINKAIGRDRHHASRRRVSDTGQEAITNYQVLTEEKNKHFSIVRCWLETGRTHQIRVHLSHLGHPLIGDTLYGGEEIVNRQALHAAKLEFNHPLTQELITCHAPIPDLQNLFQSIDIYSL, from the coding sequence ATGCTTAAAACAATGCGTAAGGGCGAATGGTTTCATATGGTAATACCTAATGAATGGGAAGGAAAGACACCAGAAGAGGTGTTCCGTCAAATATGGGAAGCTCCTAAAAAATTAACTCATAGCTTTAGAATGGAAAATACAGTTCTATTAGATGGAAACCGGATCAATTGGACTTTACCATTACATTCCGGCAACGTGTTACAAATCAAACTGTTTGTTGATGAGCCACTTACAGTGATCCCTCAATTCCATGATATTGATGTAATCTACGAGGATGACCATGTAATGGTGGTAAACAAGCCCCCATTTATGAACACACATCCAAATGATATTACAACGGACCACACTACACTGATCAACGCCCTTGCTTTCTATTTACAATCAAAGGGAGAAGATAGAAATATTCGCCAAATCCACCGATTAGACCGAGATACTTCAGGGGCAATTTTGTTTGCTAAGCATGCCTTAGCAGGAGCAATATTAGACAAAATGCTGGAAAAACGGGAGATAAAGAGAACATACATAGCTGCGGTACACGGTCTGGTAAGACCAAAAAAAGGACGAATTAATAAGGCAATTGGCCGGGACCGCCACCATGCGTCGCGAAGAAGAGTGTCCGATACTGGACAGGAAGCTATTACTAATTATCAGGTACTAACTGAGGAGAAAAATAAACATTTTTCGATTGTAAGATGCTGGCTTGAAACTGGAAGAACCCATCAAATAAGAGTCCATTTAAGCCATTTAGGTCACCCTTTAATCGGTGATACACTTTATGGTGGAGAGGAAATAGTGAATCGGCAGGCATTGCATGCGGCGAAGCTTGAATTCAATCATCCTCTTACCCAAGAACTAATTACATGCCATGCCCCAATTCCAGATTTACAAAACCTGTTTCAATCCATCGATATTTACTCGTTGTAA
- a CDS encoding ATP-binding protein, with translation MKSKLVFKRSLVKRFVTLTRLFLVCFVIGSTLLLATQNFLNNSYITKRDELKAKQKIAVEVNDYFNQALFDIRGYIAYDNPTLRDNALAQEPKIKSRVIKLTKHATTKQDRQLLATIHDFTQYYFNDTLPKVIHEYETGNKEEVVNIANNQGTARVIQFRQFMNTYLHDIDQDSENLYQKLIRIKTYIQIGFVLFIFFILLLLLRIIRLMLKQVGQPLTQLTFAANDIADGKDAVIPTYMNRDDEIGALSYAFQKMVVKVQENEQSLIARNKELDSLVKIKSELVNTVSHELRTPLASILGFSELMLHRELKPERKEKYLTTIFNEAKRLTALINDFLDLQRLESGKQSYEKRYIEMVPLLEKVIEVQQMTTRHHDITLEAFVADPVILGDQTKIIQVFTNLINNAIKYSPDGGNIKIQVFKSDRKLKIAVSDNGLGIPKDSIDKLFTKFYRVDNSDRRKIGGTGLGLAIAQEIVIAHGGEITVQSQLGKGSIFIVVFPDFKTRLSRSNLQ, from the coding sequence ATGAAAAGTAAATTAGTTTTTAAAAGAAGTTTAGTAAAAAGATTCGTCACACTCACCAGACTCTTTCTTGTTTGTTTTGTTATTGGTTCAACGCTATTATTGGCAACACAAAACTTTCTAAATAACTCCTATATTACGAAGCGTGATGAACTAAAAGCAAAACAGAAAATTGCAGTGGAGGTAAATGATTATTTTAATCAAGCATTATTCGATATTCGAGGGTATATTGCCTATGATAATCCAACTTTGAGAGATAATGCACTGGCACAAGAGCCTAAAATAAAGAGTCGGGTCATTAAATTAACTAAACATGCTACTACAAAGCAAGATAGACAATTACTAGCTACTATTCATGATTTTACACAATATTATTTTAATGACACGCTTCCTAAAGTCATTCACGAATATGAAACGGGAAATAAAGAAGAAGTGGTAAACATTGCAAATAACCAAGGAACAGCGAGGGTTATTCAATTTAGACAATTCATGAATACTTATTTGCATGACATTGATCAAGACAGTGAAAATCTCTATCAAAAACTAATAAGAATTAAAACCTATATTCAAATTGGTTTTGTTTTATTTATCTTTTTCATTCTGTTGTTATTGTTAAGGATTATTCGCTTAATGTTAAAACAAGTTGGACAGCCTTTAACCCAACTAACTTTTGCTGCAAATGATATTGCTGATGGAAAAGATGCGGTCATACCTACCTATATGAATCGCGACGATGAAATTGGTGCTTTATCATATGCCTTTCAAAAAATGGTCGTAAAGGTCCAAGAAAATGAGCAGTCATTGATCGCGAGAAATAAGGAATTAGATTCACTTGTGAAAATCAAATCAGAATTAGTTAATACGGTTAGCCATGAATTACGTACACCATTAGCAAGTATTTTAGGTTTTTCTGAATTAATGCTGCACCGTGAATTAAAACCAGAGCGAAAAGAAAAATATCTTACCACTATTTTTAATGAGGCCAAACGGCTTACAGCTTTAATCAATGATTTCCTCGACTTGCAGCGTTTGGAGTCAGGTAAACAATCTTATGAGAAAAGGTATATTGAAATGGTACCGCTCCTAGAGAAGGTAATTGAGGTTCAGCAGATGACAACCAGACACCATGATATTACGCTTGAGGCCTTTGTAGCCGATCCCGTCATACTTGGTGATCAGACAAAAATCATTCAGGTTTTCACAAATTTAATAAATAATGCTATTAAATATTCTCCGGACGGTGGGAATATAAAGATTCAAGTCTTTAAAAGTGATAGGAAATTAAAAATTGCCGTTAGTGATAACGGATTGGGTATTCCAAAAGATTCAATTGACAAGTTATTTACAAAGTTTTACCGTGTGGATAACTCGGATAGACGGAAAATTGGTGGGACTGGTTTAGGCTTAGCGATTGCCCAAGAGATTGTCATCGCTCATGGTGGAGAAATAACGGTTCAATCCCAATTGGGAAAAGGGAGCATTTTTATCGTTGTATTCCCGGACTTCAAAACTAGGCTGTCAAGAAGTAATTTGCAATGA
- a CDS encoding response regulator transcription factor, whose product MSIRILIADDHHVVRRGLVFFLKTQENIEIVGEAKNGEEAVELVDRLMPDLVLMDLVMPVMDGIEATQKIKAKHPSMKVMILTSFSDQNHVIPAIEAGASGYQLKDIEPDELVKAIKMLMNGENQLHPKATTHLLTYLTSKQNEGKNHLNELTKRELEVLKEIASGKSNKEIASSLFITEKTVKTHVSNVLAKLELADRTQAALFAVRNGVIKNDKIG is encoded by the coding sequence TTGAGTATTCGAATACTAATAGCCGATGATCATCATGTCGTACGTAGAGGCTTGGTGTTTTTCTTAAAGACACAAGAAAATATTGAAATTGTAGGAGAAGCGAAAAATGGAGAAGAAGCGGTTGAGTTAGTAGACCGATTAATGCCCGACCTAGTTTTAATGGATCTAGTCATGCCGGTTATGGACGGAATTGAAGCAACACAGAAAATTAAAGCAAAGCATCCAAGTATGAAGGTAATGATACTAACCAGTTTTTCGGACCAGAACCATGTAATACCTGCAATTGAAGCGGGTGCCTCAGGCTATCAATTGAAGGATATAGAACCCGATGAGCTAGTGAAGGCAATAAAAATGTTAATGAATGGTGAAAATCAATTGCATCCAAAAGCAACGACTCATTTATTAACCTATTTAACCTCGAAACAAAATGAGGGCAAGAACCATTTGAATGAGTTGACCAAAAGAGAGTTGGAAGTCCTTAAGGAAATAGCTAGTGGAAAAAGTAATAAAGAAATTGCTTCATCGTTATTTATTACTGAAAAGACGGTAAAAACCCATGTTTCCAATGTTTTAGCAAAGCTTGAGCTAGCGGATCGTACACAGGCTGCTCTTTTTGCGGTACGTAATGGAGTAATCAAAAATGATAAGATAGGATAA
- a CDS encoding IS256 family transposase produces MTQIQFNLNIDDLKDSVMNSDIDAVIKASIVLVLNSVMEKERDEFLQAGSYERSSLRRDYRNGYYDRDLLFSIGKITLRVPRTRSGEFSTTVFEQYARCDQSFVLAMLEMVVNGVSTRKVSNIVEQLCGNKVSKSFVSTLTEKLDPVVNQWASRPLNTMYYPYIFADAMYIKVREHNRVVSKAVYIATAVDENNRREILGLRVDHKESTEAWQRFFQYLQSRGLQSPKLIISDAHKGLKAAIGTEFVGSAWQRCTVHFKKNIITHMPKKGMDEVKIGLKRIFEVATVEEARKYKKEFIEQFSGNSKLDKAIEILEEGFEDAIQYLNEKPKYHKHIRSTNSLERINEEVRRRERVIRIFPNTQSAFRLIGAVLMDYAEEVGRRIIQDKEEKK; encoded by the coding sequence ATGACTCAAATACAGTTTAACCTAAATATTGATGATTTAAAAGATTCTGTTATGAACTCTGATATAGACGCTGTCATCAAAGCTTCTATTGTCCTTGTATTAAACTCTGTTATGGAAAAAGAACGCGATGAGTTCTTACAAGCCGGTTCTTACGAACGTTCAAGCTTACGTCGTGACTACCGCAATGGATATTATGATCGTGATTTATTATTTAGCATTGGAAAAATTACGCTTAGAGTACCTCGTACTCGTAGTGGAGAGTTTTCAACTACAGTGTTTGAACAATATGCCCGGTGTGACCAATCATTTGTATTAGCTATGCTTGAAATGGTGGTGAATGGGGTTTCCACAAGAAAGGTTTCCAATATTGTGGAACAACTCTGTGGGAATAAGGTCTCTAAATCATTTGTATCCACTCTTACAGAAAAGCTAGATCCTGTAGTGAATCAATGGGCAAGTCGGCCCCTGAACACAATGTACTACCCATATATCTTTGCAGATGCCATGTATATCAAAGTAAGAGAACATAACCGTGTCGTATCTAAAGCTGTTTATATCGCAACGGCTGTTGACGAGAACAATAGGCGTGAAATTCTTGGTTTGAGAGTAGATCATAAAGAGAGTACTGAAGCTTGGCAGCGTTTCTTCCAATACTTACAGTCTAGAGGTCTACAATCACCTAAGCTAATCATTTCTGATGCACACAAAGGGTTAAAAGCTGCCATCGGAACGGAGTTTGTAGGATCTGCCTGGCAAAGATGTACGGTACACTTCAAAAAGAATATCATAACCCATATGCCTAAAAAGGGTATGGATGAAGTCAAAATCGGGTTAAAGAGAATATTTGAAGTAGCGACCGTAGAGGAAGCCAGAAAATATAAGAAAGAGTTCATTGAGCAATTTAGTGGCAATTCAAAATTAGACAAGGCCATAGAAATATTAGAGGAAGGCTTCGAAGATGCCATTCAATACTTGAATGAGAAACCGAAATATCATAAGCATATTCGAAGTACAAACTCGTTAGAAAGAATCAATGAGGAAGTCCGGAGAAGAGAGAGGGTAATTAGAATATTTCCTAATACACAGTCAGCTTTCAGATTAATTGGAGCGGTCTTAATGGACTATGCCGAGGAAGTAGGAAGAAGAATAATTCAGGACAAAGAAGAGAAAAAATAG
- a CDS encoding SDR family oxidoreductase, translating to MLQNQIAIVTGASRGIGREIAVKLAEQGMKLTIVGSSSQILKTAEELKEMGFPDINPIQADVSKEEDMESVVNKTIEVYGAVDLLVNNAGVGFFKLTEQVTLEEWKKVFEVNVQGVFLATKAVLPHMKERRTGTIITISSDVARYTIPNGAAYTATKYAVQGFSGSVAQEVREYGIRVGTINPGMVDTYFAESTQGLPEKKDWLKVEDIANAVVYMASAPKHMLIDEIVIHPFAQQYPIA from the coding sequence ATGCTACAAAATCAAATTGCTATTGTAACCGGTGCATCGCGTGGAATTGGCAGGGAAATTGCCGTAAAACTAGCTGAACAAGGGATGAAATTAACCATTGTTGGCAGCTCTTCCCAAATTTTAAAAACAGCAGAAGAATTAAAGGAAATGGGCTTTCCCGATATTAATCCTATTCAAGCAGATGTCTCAAAAGAAGAGGATATGGAGAGTGTAGTAAATAAGACAATTGAAGTCTACGGAGCTGTGGATCTTCTAGTAAATAACGCAGGTGTTGGATTCTTTAAATTAACAGAGCAAGTTACTCTCGAAGAATGGAAAAAGGTTTTTGAGGTAAATGTTCAAGGGGTGTTCTTAGCCACAAAGGCTGTCCTTCCACATATGAAGGAAAGAAGGACCGGAACCATTATTACGATTTCATCTGATGTTGCACGGTATACGATTCCTAATGGGGCTGCCTATACAGCAACAAAATATGCTGTACAAGGTTTCTCAGGCTCAGTTGCCCAGGAAGTTCGGGAATATGGAATACGGGTTGGAACCATTAATCCTGGAATGGTTGATACATACTTTGCGGAATCTACACAAGGTTTGCCAGAGAAAAAAGATTGGTTAAAAGTAGAAGATATTGCAAACGCAGTTGTTTACATGGCGTCTGCTCCGAAGCATATGTTAATTGATGAAATTGTCATCCATCCATTCGCACAGCAATATCCAATAGCATAA
- a CDS encoding DUF47 domain-containing protein, producing MALKKTDKFSVLLSKISANLTESTNFFTEYKLKNVSDLKIFSEKMKELETKGDSFVHEVIKELNDAFITPIEREDILHLAMSMDDVLDGLEGCAALFEMYSITNADNFMIQFVDAIQGSVHEIDKAVELLSNKKLAQIREHAIKIKDFESKCDNILRLSIKNLFTVEKDPIRIIQYKEIYEELEDIADYCQAVANTLETIIMKNA from the coding sequence ATGGCATTAAAGAAAACTGATAAGTTCTCAGTATTACTTAGCAAAATTTCCGCTAATTTAACAGAAAGTACAAATTTCTTCACAGAATATAAGTTGAAAAACGTAAGTGACTTAAAAATTTTCTCTGAGAAAATGAAAGAACTAGAAACTAAGGGCGACTCTTTTGTACATGAAGTTATTAAAGAATTGAATGATGCCTTCATTACTCCAATCGAACGTGAAGATATTCTCCACCTAGCAATGAGTATGGATGATGTCCTCGACGGTCTTGAAGGATGTGCGGCACTATTCGAAATGTATTCCATAACAAATGCTGATAACTTCATGATTCAATTTGTAGATGCTATCCAAGGAAGCGTCCATGAAATCGATAAAGCTGTTGAATTACTTTCCAATAAAAAACTAGCTCAAATTCGTGAACATGCAATAAAAATTAAGGATTTCGAATCAAAATGCGATAATATCCTACGTCTGTCTATTAAGAATTTATTTACAGTTGAAAAAGATCCAATTCGTATTATTCAATATAAAGAAATTTATGAAGAACTGGAAGATATCGCTGACTACTGTCAAGCAGTTGCCAATACTCTTGAAACCATCATTATGAAGAATGCATAA
- a CDS encoding YitT family protein: MKQKIAAMLLGSLLLSLGVNGFLVPYQLLDGGVIGLGLIIHYFYGWPTGLSIILLSLPLYVLAWFFERRYFFYSLHGLIISSFCIDLFSFINGKIHLDILPSTVIGGILVGIGIGLMLRYETSTGGTDLLAQMLTKFTSINIGIIIFLIDGLVITSGIQVVGLEKFFYSLLTILCVGLMTTVTVSRRPETN, encoded by the coding sequence ATGAAACAAAAAATCGCTGCAATGCTTCTTGGGAGTTTACTCCTAAGTCTTGGAGTAAATGGCTTTTTAGTACCATACCAGCTCCTAGATGGTGGTGTCATCGGGTTAGGGTTAATTATTCACTACTTTTATGGCTGGCCAACTGGACTGAGTATCATTTTATTAAGTTTACCTCTCTATGTCCTAGCGTGGTTTTTCGAGAGACGTTATTTTTTTTATAGCCTCCATGGGTTAATTATTTCATCCTTTTGCATTGATTTATTTTCATTTATTAATGGAAAGATTCATCTTGATATACTGCCAAGCACGGTAATAGGTGGAATTCTGGTTGGTATAGGAATTGGCCTTATGCTTCGCTATGAAACAAGTACAGGAGGAACAGATTTACTTGCTCAAATGTTAACCAAATTTACTTCTATCAATATCGGCATTATCATTTTTTTGATTGATGGACTAGTTATTACAAGCGGCATTCAAGTCGTTGGACTAGAAAAATTTTTCTACTCCCTTCTTACCATTCTCTGTGTTGGGTTAATGACAACAGTTACCGTTTCTCGAAGACCCGAAACAAATTAA
- a CDS encoding phospho-sugar mutase yields MNWKTVAKSWMEFEGLDAELQAQLNEWKNDEKQLEEAFYKNLEFGTGGMRGEIGAGTNRMNIYTVRKASAGLAAYIEEQGLEAKQRGVVIAYDSRHKSPEFALEAAKTLATKGIQTYIFDELRPTPELSFALRYLHAFSGIVITASHNPPEYNGYKVYGSDGGQLPPIPADQVISKVNEIENELLIEVGSEDQLRAAGLIKTIGSEIDQAYTEKLKTISENPNLSEEANVKVVFTPLHGTANKPVRAALSALGYKNVTVVKEQEIPDAEFSTVKSPNPEEHAAFQLAIRDGLIVGADLLIATDPDADRLGIAVRNEEGEYVVLTGNQTGALLLDYLLSQKKEKGTLPQNGVVLKTIVTSELGRKITSAYVLETIDVLTGFKFIAEKIKEYEETGDHTFLFGYEESYGYLIGDFARDKDAIQAALLATEVCAFYKKQGLSLYNGMMQVFEKYGFYQEGLRSLTLKGKEGAEMIQSLLASFRMEPLTNLGSLKTATTEDYLTGIRLTNTKEEKIQLPKSNVLKYTFEDGTWVCLRPSGTEPKVKFYFGVNSDRLEDSKLKLQAVEKEFMDVVERKMKMIQER; encoded by the coding sequence ATGAACTGGAAAACAGTTGCAAAAAGCTGGATGGAGTTCGAAGGCTTAGATGCTGAATTACAAGCTCAACTAAATGAGTGGAAGAATGATGAAAAACAACTAGAAGAGGCTTTTTATAAGAATTTAGAATTTGGAACAGGCGGAATGCGCGGTGAGATTGGTGCAGGTACAAATCGAATGAACATCTATACGGTTCGTAAAGCATCAGCAGGTTTAGCTGCATACATAGAGGAACAAGGATTAGAAGCAAAACAAAGAGGGGTTGTTATTGCTTATGATTCACGTCATAAGTCTCCTGAGTTTGCCTTGGAGGCTGCAAAAACACTAGCTACCAAAGGAATTCAAACCTATATATTTGACGAATTAAGACCGACCCCTGAACTTTCCTTTGCCTTAAGGTACCTACATGCCTTTTCTGGTATTGTTATAACTGCCAGTCATAATCCACCGGAGTATAATGGGTACAAAGTGTATGGATCAGATGGTGGTCAGCTTCCGCCTATTCCTGCTGATCAAGTTATTTCAAAGGTCAATGAAATAGAAAACGAGCTATTGATTGAAGTCGGCAGTGAAGATCAATTAAGAGCTGCTGGATTAATTAAGACAATCGGTTCGGAAATAGACCAAGCTTATACTGAAAAACTCAAAACGATTTCAGAGAATCCCAATCTCTCAGAAGAGGCCAATGTTAAAGTGGTTTTTACCCCATTACATGGGACAGCCAATAAGCCGGTTCGCGCTGCACTCTCTGCATTAGGGTATAAAAATGTAACAGTTGTAAAGGAGCAGGAGATTCCGGACGCTGAATTTTCTACAGTGAAAAGTCCTAATCCGGAAGAACATGCTGCTTTTCAATTAGCTATCCGCGATGGCTTAATAGTGGGGGCTGACCTACTAATTGCAACCGATCCAGATGCTGACCGTCTTGGTATCGCGGTACGTAATGAGGAAGGAGAGTATGTCGTTCTGACTGGAAATCAAACTGGGGCATTATTGCTTGATTATCTCCTTTCTCAGAAAAAAGAAAAGGGAACATTGCCTCAAAATGGAGTGGTTTTAAAAACGATTGTTACCTCTGAGTTAGGAAGAAAAATCACCTCAGCGTATGTCCTTGAAACAATAGACGTTTTAACAGGTTTTAAGTTTATTGCTGAGAAAATAAAGGAGTATGAAGAAACAGGTGACCATACCTTCTTATTTGGTTATGAAGAGTCCTATGGGTACTTAATCGGCGACTTTGCCCGTGATAAAGACGCCATTCAGGCTGCTCTCTTAGCCACAGAGGTTTGTGCCTTTTATAAAAAACAAGGCTTGTCCCTCTATAATGGAATGATGCAGGTGTTTGAAAAATACGGTTTTTATCAGGAAGGCCTTCGTTCGTTAACATTGAAGGGGAAAGAAGGAGCAGAAATGATTCAAAGTCTACTAGCTTCCTTCCGAATGGAGCCATTAACTAATTTAGGTTCCTTAAAGACCGCTACAACGGAGGATTATTTAACTGGTATTCGGTTAACGAATACGAAAGAAGAGAAGATTCAGCTGCCTAAATCTAATGTGCTAAAATATACTTTTGAAGACGGTACATGGGTTTGCTTAAGACCATCAGGCACAGAACCAAAGGTTAAATTCTACTTTGGTGTAAACAGTGATCGTTTGGAGGATAGTAAGCTGAAACTTCAAGCAGTGGAAAAAGAATTTATGGATGTAGTGGAAAGAAAAATGAAAATGATTCAAGAACGGTAA
- a CDS encoding anion permease — MSIVLISTILIVIGALAFDFINGFHDTANAIATSVSTKALKPRQAILLAAVMNFVGALTFTGVAKTVSKDIVDPFMLHNGSVVILAALLSAIFWNLLTWYFGIPSSSSHAIIGSIAGAAIAAEGFNVLNYTGFIKILEALIISPLLAFVIGFIIYSIFKVAFKNFNLTKTNRNFRYIQIATAALQSYSHGTNDAQKSMGIITLALISNNYLNPDAGIPFWVQLSCAVAMGLGTSIGGWKIIKTVGGKIMKIRPINGVAADLTGAAVIFGATAIHLPVSTTHVISSGILGVGSAHRLKGVKWDTAQRMLITWVITLPITALIAGLCYFILNLFF, encoded by the coding sequence ATGAGCATTGTTTTAATCTCAACCATATTAATTGTTATTGGCGCTCTTGCATTTGATTTTATTAATGGTTTCCATGATACTGCAAATGCGATTGCTACCTCTGTTTCAACTAAAGCATTAAAACCACGCCAAGCAATTTTATTGGCTGCCGTAATGAACTTTGTTGGTGCACTTACATTTACGGGTGTTGCTAAAACAGTATCTAAGGATATTGTTGATCCATTCATGTTGCACAATGGTTCTGTTGTTATTCTCGCAGCATTACTTTCAGCTATTTTTTGGAACTTACTTACTTGGTATTTTGGAATCCCAAGTAGTTCTTCACACGCAATTATTGGTTCAATTGCTGGTGCAGCAATAGCAGCAGAAGGGTTTAATGTCCTGAACTATACTGGCTTTATTAAAATCTTAGAAGCACTTATAATATCACCGTTATTAGCTTTTGTGATTGGTTTTATCATTTATAGTATTTTTAAGGTTGCATTTAAAAACTTTAACTTAACGAAAACTAATCGGAATTTCCGTTATATCCAAATTGCCACTGCTGCATTACAATCTTATTCACACGGGACAAATGATGCTCAGAAATCAATGGGTATTATCACACTCGCTTTAATTTCCAACAACTATCTAAATCCAGATGCGGGTATTCCTTTTTGGGTACAATTGTCCTGTGCCGTTGCAATGGGATTAGGTACTTCTATTGGTGGATGGAAAATTATTAAAACGGTTGGCGGTAAGATCATGAAGATCCGTCCAATTAATGGTGTTGCAGCAGATTTAACTGGAGCAGCCGTAATTTTCGGTGCAACTGCAATCCACTTACCTGTAAGTACAACACATGTTATTTCTTCAGGGATTTTAGGGGTTGGTTCTGCTCACCGCCTAAAAGGAGTTAAATGGGATACCGCACAGCGAATGCTGATCACTTGGGTTATTACCCTTCCAATTACTGCACTTATTGCAGGACTTTGTTATTTTATTCTAAATTTATTCTTTTAA
- a CDS encoding GAF domain-containing sensor histidine kinase — translation MSTCHHSDLQILKEIAELLNQGTDINNVLSEVLKKLLHVTGLQTGWIFLIDDAGSFTLAAKENLPPALSDNKYAPMCNGDCWCINRYNKGRLDKATNIIECMRLEDAIEHKLGDTWGLTHHATVPLKAGKEKFGLLNVGSPNKTSFNNEELALLESVALQIGSAIKRINLTQKEQDIALTAERNRLARDLHDSVNQLLFSLSLTARGGKEMTTDQEVKETFSYIQDLAQEALNEMRALIWQLRPKGLEQGIVSALSSYGEMLGLNTNIKINGVINLPSRIEEAVFRISQEALANCKKHSQQSDVHLLVHGSDSRITIEIKDNGCGFTYDEGAELPSLGLKSMRNRAESLGGTFYLESELNKGAKLRVSIPF, via the coding sequence ATGAGTACGTGTCACCATTCGGATTTACAAATTTTAAAAGAAATTGCCGAGTTATTGAACCAAGGAACTGACATAAACAATGTACTTTCAGAGGTTCTAAAGAAGCTTTTACATGTAACCGGTTTACAAACTGGATGGATCTTTCTTATTGATGATGCTGGCTCCTTTACATTAGCTGCGAAAGAAAATCTTCCCCCCGCGTTATCCGACAACAAGTATGCTCCCATGTGCAACGGCGATTGCTGGTGTATTAATCGCTATAATAAAGGTCGACTAGATAAGGCAACTAATATTATTGAATGTATGCGCTTGGAAGATGCAATTGAACATAAGTTAGGGGATACATGGGGATTAACCCATCATGCGACCGTACCACTCAAAGCAGGGAAAGAAAAATTTGGATTATTAAATGTAGGGTCACCGAATAAAACAAGCTTTAACAATGAGGAGCTAGCTCTATTAGAATCAGTTGCCTTGCAGATTGGCTCAGCTATAAAAAGGATAAATCTAACACAAAAAGAACAAGACATTGCTTTAACAGCAGAAAGAAATAGATTAGCAAGAGACCTGCACGATTCTGTTAATCAACTCCTTTTCTCTTTAAGCCTGACTGCCCGTGGGGGGAAAGAAATGACAACGGATCAAGAGGTGAAAGAAACCTTTAGTTATATTCAAGATTTAGCCCAAGAGGCATTAAATGAAATGAGAGCGCTTATTTGGCAGTTACGCCCAAAGGGATTAGAGCAAGGCATTGTTAGTGCACTATCGAGTTATGGTGAAATGCTAGGATTAAATACAAATATAAAAATAAACGGGGTCATTAATCTACCAAGCAGAATTGAGGAGGCTGTTTTTAGAATTAGCCAAGAAGCATTAGCTAATTGCAAAAAACATTCACAACAATCTGATGTTCATTTATTAGTTCATGGAAGTGATAGCAGAATAACCATAGAAATAAAAGACAATGGATGTGGGTTTACTTATGATGAAGGTGCTGAGCTTCCATCGCTCGGTCTAAAAAGCATGAGAAACAGAGCGGAGTCTTTAGGCGGAACCTTTTATTTGGAAAGTGAGCTAAACAAAGGGGCAAAGCTACGAGTCAGTATTCCGTTTTAA